A single window of Bombus pascuorum chromosome 1, iyBomPasc1.1, whole genome shotgun sequence DNA harbors:
- the LOC132912454 gene encoding coiled-coil domain-containing protein 134-like has translation MPRILFYVAIVSVLTCTAHAQYISIGVDHQISGKPQNSDASQIKIYEELFKKSFEHQRKEHAKAIKRLQKIDNYERLYKMILVIGEKMIDAIEVNKALIANEDFNPDNRFLPQNITIQTAISTVLENTAFFGDILLHFPHFVHRILKAQEKWNPIINWSLNFTYHTKYLLDSETVVKLHLASQELNVIKREQGYSNPYWQPTGAREGDNGKVKKKKSATKGKQRKGPQMIKVEF, from the exons ATGCCACGCATTCTCTTTTATGTCGCAATCGTGTCAGTGTTGACATGTACCGCGCATGCGCAGTATATTTCCATCGGTGTTGATCACCAAATCAGCGGGAAGCCGCAAAATAGTGATGCATCTCAAATCAAGATCTACGAAGAATTAT TCAAAAAATCATTTGAACACCAACGCAAGGAACATGCTAAAGCCATTAAACGTCTTCAGAAAATAGATAACTACGAACGTTTGTATAAGATGATTTTAGTTATTGGTGAAAAGATGATCGATGCAATCGAGGTAAATAAAGCGTTAATCGCAAATGAAGATTTCAATCCAGATAATAGATTCTTGCCACAAAATATTACTATACAAACTG cAATATCTACTGTCTTAGAAAACACGGCATTCTTTGGGGAtattcttcttcattttcctCATTTTGTTCACCGTATACTTAAAGCGCAAGAAAAATGGAATCCGATCATAAATTGGTCCTTAAATTTTACGTATCATACCAAATATTTGTTAGATTCGGAAACCGTTGTTAAACTTCATTTAGCATCTCAagaattaaacgttataaaacgCGAACAGGGATATTCCAATCCTTATTGGCAGCCTACTGGAGCTCGAGAAGGAGACAACGGGAaggtaaagaaaaagaaatcggcTACAAAAGGAAAGCAGAGGAAGGGGCCACAAATGATCAAGGTTGAgttttga